Genomic DNA from Salinibacter pepae:
TCCACGACCGGCTCCGTGAGGCGACCCTTTCGGAAAATGCCCTCGACGACGGGGCGTAGCCCTCCGCGGCCCGCCGCCGTCCCACTTGTTCTTCACGACTTGATCTCTCGATCCTTCCATGTCCAACGGTAGCATCCGACCCGACGAGGTCACCGACATTCTCCGTCGCGAACTTGGCGATTTTGAAACCGAGGCGGAGGAGTACGAGGCCGGGACCGTGCTGGAGGCCGGTGACGGCATCGCAACCCTCTACGGCCTGAGCAACGCCCAGGCGAGCGAGCTCGTGGAGTTTCCCGAGCAGGACGTGGAGGGCATGGTCCTGAATCTCGAAGAGGACAACGTGGGGGTCATTCTCTTCGGCGACGTCGACGCGGTGAGTGAGGGCGACGAGGCGCGTCGCACCGGACGCATCGCGTCGGTCGGTGTGAACGAGAACATGCTGGGTCGTGTCATCGATCCGCTGGGGCGCCCGCTCGACGGCAAAGGGCCCATCGAGGGCGAGAAGACGGTGCTCCCGCTGGAGCGAAAGGCGCCCGGTGTCATCTACCGGGAGCCGGTCGAGGAGCCCCTGCAGACGGGCATCAAGGCCATCGACTCGATGATCCCGGTCGGGCGCGGCCAGCGTGAGCTGGTCATCGGGGACCGCCAGACCGGAAAGACGGCGGTTCTGACCGACACGATCATCAACCAGAAGAAGACCCACCAGGAGGGCACGGACAGCGGCGATCCCGTCTACTGTGTCTACGTGGCGGTGGGGCAGAAGGACTCGACGGTGGCGCAGGTGCAGCGCGACCTGGAGCGCAACGGGGCGATGGAGCATACGGTGATCGTCAACGCCTCCGCCTCCATGCCGACGCCCCTGCAGTACGTCGCTCCGTTTGCCGGGGCCTGCATCGGCGAGTACTTCCGCGACACGGGGCGGGACTCGCTCGTGTGCTTCGACGACCTCTCGAAGCAGGCCGTGGCCTACCGGGAGCTTTCGCTCCTGCTGCGTCGCCCGCCCGGCCGCGAGGCCTACCCGGGCGACATCTTTTACCTCCACAGCCGCCTGCTCGAGCGGGCCGCGAAGATCATCAGTGACGAGGAGGTGGCCGCCCAGATGAACGGCCTCCCCGATGCGCTCCAGGACAAGGTGCAGGGCGGGGGCTCGCTCACGGCCCTGCCGGTTATTGAGACGCAGGCCGGCGACGTGTCCGCCTACATCCCGACAAACGTCAT
This window encodes:
- the atpA gene encoding F0F1 ATP synthase subunit alpha — encoded protein: MSNGSIRPDEVTDILRRELGDFETEAEEYEAGTVLEAGDGIATLYGLSNAQASELVEFPEQDVEGMVLNLEEDNVGVILFGDVDAVSEGDEARRTGRIASVGVNENMLGRVIDPLGRPLDGKGPIEGEKTVLPLERKAPGVIYREPVEEPLQTGIKAIDSMIPVGRGQRELVIGDRQTGKTAVLTDTIINQKKTHQEGTDSGDPVYCVYVAVGQKDSTVAQVQRDLERNGAMEHTVIVNASASMPTPLQYVAPFAGACIGEYFRDTGRDSLVCFDDLSKQAVAYRELSLLLRRPPGREAYPGDIFYLHSRLLERAAKIISDEEVAAQMNGLPDALQDKVQGGGSLTALPVIETQAGDVSAYIPTNVISITDGQIYLETDLFNAGIRPAIDVGGSVSRVGGSAQVDAMKDVAGTLRIDLSQYRELEAFAKFGSDLDPSTQQQLNRGERLVEILNQNEFSPVPVEEQVAIIYAAINGHLDDVPVDDIEDFEEEYLERLRLRHEDVLTEIRETEELTDAAEEAFEEVAADIADVYAEDEEEEEEDVLADEGATA